In one window of Solirubrobacterales bacterium DNA:
- a CDS encoding MMPL family transporter codes for MTGVLYGLGRFCIRRRLLVAAAWVVLLIAFVAFANAVGKQTSNNLTLPGTGSTDAQNLLNDNLPNEANGTNPVVMEAPHGTLDAGANAKAVKATVKSLKQAPHVIGAVSPLSSQGAAQLSKDKTIGYISVTVDQGSADLTEDEANAIIDAEQPAKAAGLKVATGGYLGQAVSKPEVEQSELVGLAAAVVILLFTFGTVSAMALPIATAIVGLAIGLSAIGLLGHGIEVPTVGPTLGTMLGLGVGIDYALFIVTRHRGFIEQGHTPNEAAARAVATAGGAVVFAGGTVVIALCSLAVARIPIVSALGYSAAVVVLIAVITAITLLPALLSMLGERINALRVPFLHPPAHDHRPHGWARWARGVGKRPVPAMLLGVAVLLVLAIPVLDLELGQQDNGQLPKSTTQRQAYDLLTKGFGPGINGPLLIAVDFDGSPAHPDNKKLNQLKQQQQQQQQQAVEQATTQLEAEGVPPDEAQSEAEQEVKSQPPTKQEKQASQQEAFLKTAASDPRLVKLENKIAKSKGVKDVSPATVDKSGNAAVFTVIATTAPSANATEDLVSRLRSPVIPEAVKGTTLTAYVGGQTAGYIDLADRIGERLPLVIATVILLSFLLLLVAFRSIVVPATAGLMNLLSVGAAYGILTFVFQEGHGAELIGLTGPTPIVSYVPLLMFAILFGLSMDYQVFLLTRVQEHYRSTKDNHEAVVDGLAVSARVITAAALIMVSVYTSFVLNGFPIVKEFGLGLAAAIAVDATVVRCLLVPAVMVLLGRANWWLPRWAQRLPRIGIEGEEFFKAQDAAAPAGASSPPG; via the coding sequence ATGACAGGGGTCCTCTACGGCCTCGGACGGTTCTGCATCCGACGTCGCCTCCTCGTCGCCGCCGCGTGGGTCGTACTGCTGATCGCATTCGTCGCGTTTGCGAACGCGGTAGGCAAGCAGACCAGCAACAACCTCACTCTCCCGGGGACCGGGTCGACCGATGCCCAGAACCTGCTGAACGACAACCTGCCTAACGAGGCTAACGGCACCAACCCGGTGGTGATGGAGGCGCCTCACGGCACCCTCGATGCCGGCGCAAACGCGAAGGCTGTCAAAGCCACGGTGAAGTCGCTCAAGCAGGCGCCGCACGTAATCGGCGCGGTCAGCCCGCTGAGCAGTCAGGGAGCGGCCCAGCTAAGCAAGGACAAGACGATCGGCTACATCTCGGTGACCGTCGACCAGGGCTCCGCCGACCTCACCGAGGACGAGGCGAACGCGATCATCGACGCGGAGCAGCCGGCGAAGGCCGCCGGGCTCAAGGTCGCGACGGGCGGCTACCTCGGACAGGCGGTGTCGAAGCCAGAGGTCGAGCAGAGCGAGCTGGTCGGGCTCGCGGCGGCCGTGGTCATCCTGCTGTTCACGTTCGGGACGGTGAGCGCGATGGCGCTGCCGATCGCGACCGCGATCGTCGGACTGGCGATTGGGCTGAGCGCTATCGGCCTGCTCGGACACGGGATCGAGGTGCCCACGGTAGGGCCCACCCTGGGGACGATGCTGGGGCTCGGGGTGGGGATCGACTACGCGCTGTTCATCGTCACCCGCCACCGCGGCTTCATCGAGCAGGGTCACACCCCAAACGAGGCGGCTGCTCGCGCCGTCGCGACTGCGGGCGGCGCGGTGGTGTTCGCCGGCGGCACCGTGGTGATCGCGCTCTGCTCGCTTGCGGTGGCTCGGATCCCGATCGTCAGCGCGCTCGGCTACTCGGCGGCGGTCGTGGTCCTCATCGCGGTGATCACCGCTATCACTCTGCTTCCGGCCCTGCTCTCGATGCTCGGCGAGAGGATCAACGCCCTGCGGGTCCCGTTCCTGCACCCGCCTGCCCACGATCACCGACCGCACGGCTGGGCGCGGTGGGCGCGCGGTGTGGGCAAGCGCCCGGTTCCGGCGATGCTGCTGGGAGTCGCGGTCCTGCTGGTGCTCGCGATCCCGGTGCTGGACCTGGAGCTCGGTCAGCAAGACAACGGCCAGCTACCGAAGTCGACCACCCAACGGCAGGCGTACGACCTGCTTACCAAGGGCTTCGGTCCGGGGATCAACGGCCCGCTCCTGATCGCGGTCGACTTCGACGGCAGCCCAGCGCATCCGGACAACAAGAAACTCAACCAGCTCAAACAGCAACAGCAACAACAGCAGCAGCAGGCGGTTGAGCAGGCGACGACGCAGCTCGAGGCTGAAGGCGTGCCGCCGGACGAGGCGCAATCGGAGGCCGAGCAGGAGGTCAAGTCGCAGCCCCCGACCAAGCAGGAGAAACAGGCCTCGCAGCAGGAGGCGTTCCTGAAGACTGCAGCCAGCGACCCACGGCTGGTCAAGCTCGAGAACAAGATCGCGAAGTCGAAGGGCGTCAAGGACGTCTCGCCTGCGACGGTCGATAAGAGCGGCAACGCCGCCGTGTTCACAGTGATCGCGACCACCGCCCCCTCGGCGAACGCCACCGAGGACCTGGTCAGCAGGCTGCGCTCGCCGGTGATCCCCGAAGCGGTCAAGGGAACCACCCTTACGGCCTACGTCGGCGGGCAGACCGCCGGCTACATCGATCTCGCCGATCGGATCGGCGAGCGGCTGCCGCTCGTGATCGCGACCGTGATCCTGCTTAGCTTCCTGCTCCTACTGGTCGCCTTCCGGTCGATCGTGGTCCCGGCGACGGCGGGGCTGATGAACCTTCTCTCGGTTGGGGCGGCATACGGCATCCTCACCTTCGTCTTCCAGGAGGGCCACGGGGCCGAGCTGATCGGCCTCACCGGGCCGACCCCCATCGTCAGCTACGTGCCGCTGCTGATGTTCGCGATCTTGTTCGGGCTCTCGATGGACTACCAGGTGTTCCTGCTGACGAGGGTTCAGGAGCACTATCGATCGACGAAAGACAACCACGAGGCGGTGGTCGACGGTCTCGCGGTGAGCGCCAGGGTGATCACCGCGGCGGCACTGATCATGGTGAGCGTTTACACGAGCTTTGTCCTCAACGGTTTCCCGATCGTGAAGGAGTTCGGGCTCGGCCTCGCGGCGGCGATCGCCGTGGACGCGACGGTCGTGCGCTGCCTGCTTGTGCCCGCGGTCATGGTGCTCCTGGGACGCGCGAACTGGTGGCTGCCGCGCTGGGCCCAGCGACTGCCGCGCATCGGGATCGAGGGGGAGGAGTTCTTCAAGGCCCAGGACGCGGCGGCGCCGGCAGGCGCCTCGAGCCCTCCCGGCTGA